A single window of Methylomarinum sp. Ch1-1 DNA harbors:
- a CDS encoding xanthine dehydrogenase family protein molybdopterin-binding subunit: MKKPVIHTDLSVDTSDSDVSLSIVNVSRRTFLKELALSGFVLAAGFPAMLRADETQQPIPEAKKYGADAMPHGWSDDPLVFVAIDEDNTVTIMCHRSEMGQGVRTSLPMVVADELDANWWHVKVEQAPGDEEKYGNQDTDGSRSMRHFFMPMRRVGAAARQMLETAAASQWQVPVQEVKAELHHIVHPASGKSLSYGELAAEAAKLSVPARETLKLKTPEQFRYIGKGNLKIYDGQDIVAGSGQFGIDTRFENMLYAVIARPPVMGGKVLSYDAGDALKVPGVVRVVELPNSQLPADYHPLGGVAVIAHYTWAAIQGRKALKIKWDNGPHATYDSVAYKKELEASARLPGKVVRDKGDVDATLQSADKRIAAEYYVPHLTQAPMEPPAATARIDKGHCQVWTCTQAPQLARERVAKWLKLPEDKVTLNVTLLGGGFGRKSMPDYVVEAALLSQAMNGKPVKVTWTREDDMQHSYYHTVSLERLEAGLDAQGKPIAWLHKTVAPSISATFAADSKHQMPAELGMGVINVPFAIANLRVENPAAEAHTRIGWFRSVSNIPHAFAIQSFVAEMAAAAGRDHKDYLLDLIGPPRLIDPRSMNDSWNQGESPEIYPVDTGRLRRVIETATTQAGWERTLPKEQGLGLAAHYSFVTYVAVVVHAVVDEQGALTVPRVDIAVDCGPQVNPERIRSQMEGACIMGMTLAMQGEISFKDGAVVEDNFHTYPLLGIDDSPRDIRVHLLSTEEYDTPLGGVGEPGVPPIAPALCNAIFTATGQRIRALPIREQLRKD, translated from the coding sequence ATGAAAAAGCCGGTCATTCACACCGATTTGTCCGTTGATACATCAGATTCGGACGTTTCACTGAGCATCGTCAACGTCAGTCGCCGTACTTTTTTAAAGGAGTTGGCGCTGTCGGGTTTCGTTTTGGCCGCCGGGTTTCCTGCGATGCTGAGAGCCGATGAAACTCAACAACCTATACCGGAGGCAAAAAAGTACGGCGCCGATGCGATGCCGCATGGTTGGTCGGACGATCCGCTGGTATTCGTTGCGATTGACGAAGACAACACCGTCACGATCATGTGCCATCGATCCGAAATGGGACAGGGGGTACGCACCAGTTTACCCATGGTCGTAGCCGATGAACTCGACGCCAACTGGTGGCATGTCAAAGTCGAACAAGCTCCCGGTGACGAAGAAAAATACGGTAATCAGGATACCGACGGTTCAAGAAGCATGCGCCATTTTTTCATGCCGATGCGGCGGGTCGGCGCGGCCGCCCGGCAAATGTTGGAAACGGCGGCCGCTTCGCAATGGCAGGTTCCTGTGCAGGAAGTCAAAGCCGAACTGCACCACATCGTACACCCTGCGAGTGGAAAAAGTTTGAGCTACGGCGAGCTTGCCGCCGAGGCGGCGAAATTGTCCGTACCGGCCCGCGAAACGCTGAAGCTGAAAACGCCTGAGCAGTTTCGTTATATTGGCAAAGGCAATCTGAAAATCTACGATGGCCAAGACATCGTCGCCGGAAGCGGGCAATTCGGGATAGATACCCGTTTCGAAAACATGCTGTACGCGGTGATTGCCCGTCCACCGGTCATGGGCGGCAAAGTATTGAGTTACGATGCCGGCGATGCCTTGAAAGTACCGGGAGTGGTCCGCGTCGTCGAACTTCCTAACAGCCAGTTGCCGGCGGATTATCATCCACTGGGCGGCGTGGCGGTCATTGCCCACTATACTTGGGCGGCGATTCAGGGACGCAAGGCGCTGAAAATAAAATGGGACAACGGTCCCCATGCAACCTACGATTCGGTCGCGTACAAAAAGGAACTGGAGGCGTCGGCTCGCCTACCCGGCAAAGTCGTACGCGATAAGGGCGATGTCGATGCCACGTTGCAATCGGCAGACAAACGTATCGCCGCCGAATACTACGTACCGCATTTGACGCAAGCACCGATGGAACCACCGGCCGCCACGGCGCGCATCGACAAAGGCCATTGCCAAGTTTGGACCTGTACCCAGGCGCCCCAGTTGGCTAGAGAACGCGTGGCCAAATGGTTGAAATTACCGGAAGACAAAGTGACCCTAAACGTTACGCTGTTGGGCGGCGGTTTCGGTCGGAAGTCCATGCCCGATTACGTCGTCGAAGCGGCATTACTGTCCCAGGCCATGAATGGCAAGCCGGTTAAAGTGACCTGGACGCGCGAAGACGATATGCAGCATTCCTATTACCATACGGTATCGCTGGAGCGCTTGGAGGCTGGTTTGGATGCCCAAGGCAAGCCAATAGCCTGGTTGCATAAAACTGTCGCCCCCAGTATTTCCGCGACCTTTGCCGCCGACAGCAAACATCAAATGCCGGCGGAATTAGGTATGGGCGTGATCAACGTGCCGTTTGCGATCGCCAATCTGCGGGTCGAAAATCCGGCCGCCGAAGCCCATACCCGTATCGGCTGGTTCCGTTCGGTCTCCAATATTCCGCACGCCTTCGCGATTCAATCATTCGTAGCCGAAATGGCCGCTGCCGCCGGCCGCGATCACAAGGATTATTTGCTAGACTTGATCGGTCCGCCTCGGCTTATCGATCCGCGTAGTATGAACGACAGCTGGAATCAGGGGGAGTCGCCGGAAATTTATCCGGTCGATACCGGGCGGTTGCGCCGAGTCATCGAAACGGCGACGACCCAAGCGGGTTGGGAACGGACTTTGCCCAAAGAACAAGGCTTGGGTCTGGCGGCCCATTATAGCTTCGTGACCTATGTCGCGGTGGTCGTGCACGCTGTGGTGGACGAGCAAGGCGCTTTGACGGTACCACGCGTCGATATCGCTGTCGATTGCGGCCCTCAAGTCAATCCCGAACGTATTCGTTCGCAAATGGAAGGCGCCTGCATCATGGGCATGACCTTGGCGATGCAAGGCGAAATCAGCTTCAAGGACGGCGCCGTCGTAGAAGACAACTTCCATACCTATCCGTTGCTTGGCATCGATGACTCCCCCCGCGATATCCGCGTGCATCTGCTGTCGACTGAGGAATACGACACGCCGCTCGGCGGTGTCGGTGAGCCGGGTGTGCCGCCCATTGCGCCGGCCTTATGCAACGCGATTTTTACCGCCACCGGGCAACGAATCAGGGCGCTTCCGATTAGAGAGCAGTTAAGAAAGGACTGA
- a CDS encoding IS4 family transposase, producing the protein MSTISLLHHLIKLALPELHRTRLKSLMATVEAGLTGASVSLTALGRALSGPSYIKHKIKRIDRLLGNPNLKSERQKLYGVMTQWSLQSLSLPLILIDWSPLTADQSQQLLRAALPTGGRTITLYEEVHPRKKLGNPKVQQQFLRRLQELLPPGVTPIIVADSGFRTPFFRAVEALNWHWLGRIRGRDFIAWADEPKQWLPAKSLHARATRKAKCLGKALWVRSNPLPGTLVAFYRAPKHRKDLTVQHRPAQSRSSRKQAAREKEPWLLVVSPSLKDYTPVDVVNYYRSRMQIEEGFRDTKSAHYGADLTQDSRINAERRANLLLIAALIIFALWLIGLGLKGTAIERQIKVCSNRDRSPYSVIFLARIACQYVVFELQENLLEHAQVLLVGYFSTLEKA; encoded by the coding sequence ATGTCGACCATCAGTTTACTCCATCATTTGATCAAACTGGCACTTCCTGAGCTTCATCGAACCCGGCTTAAATCGCTCATGGCGACCGTAGAGGCTGGCTTGACAGGCGCCTCGGTATCGCTAACGGCCCTGGGGCGCGCACTTTCCGGCCCGTCCTATATCAAACACAAAATCAAGCGCATCGACCGTCTCCTCGGCAATCCCAATCTCAAGTCTGAGCGCCAAAAGCTCTATGGGGTCATGACACAGTGGTCATTACAGTCATTGTCCTTACCTTTGATTCTCATCGACTGGTCACCGCTCACCGCCGATCAAAGTCAACAGTTATTACGCGCGGCGCTACCGACCGGCGGTCGTACCATTACCTTATACGAGGAAGTCCACCCACGCAAAAAACTGGGGAACCCCAAGGTTCAACAGCAGTTTCTGCGTCGTCTTCAGGAACTGCTTCCGCCCGGCGTTACCCCCATCATTGTCGCCGACTCCGGGTTTCGCACCCCGTTTTTTCGGGCCGTCGAAGCCCTCAATTGGCATTGGTTGGGTCGGATTCGCGGCCGAGATTTTATCGCTTGGGCCGATGAGCCCAAGCAATGGCTCCCCGCCAAATCCTTGCATGCTCGCGCTACACGCAAAGCCAAATGCCTGGGTAAGGCTCTTTGGGTTCGCAGCAATCCGTTACCCGGGACCTTAGTCGCGTTTTACCGTGCCCCCAAACATCGTAAAGATCTGACAGTTCAACACCGCCCCGCTCAATCCAGATCCAGCCGGAAACAGGCGGCACGCGAAAAAGAGCCCTGGTTACTGGTCGTTTCGCCCTCATTGAAGGATTATACGCCGGTTGATGTCGTGAATTATTATCGTTCCCGCATGCAAATCGAGGAAGGTTTCCGAGACACGAAAAGCGCGCATTACGGCGCCGACTTAACTCAAGACAGCCGGATAAACGCCGAACGACGTGCGAATTTATTATTGATTGCAGCGCTTATCATTTTTGCGCTTTGGCTGATTGGGCTGGGCTTGAAAGGCACTGCCATCGAACGGCAAATCAAAGTCTGCAGCAATCGTGATCGTTCACCTTATTCGGTCATTTTTCTTGCTCGTATCGCCTGTCAATATGTGGTATTTGAGTTGCAGGAAAATTTATTGGAACACGCTCAAGTTCTCTTAGTTGGTTATTTCAGCACCCTGGAAAAAGCGTAA
- a CDS encoding DUF4405 domain-containing protein: MKQSILIKVVDLCSFIALTLIVSTGTLLEFTLPARSGRSSVWGLTRHQWGDVHWYVSIFFLLMMSLHLLTHLKYIKQVVLGHASSERKYRVGIGLVGMIALIVILLAPVLSPVEEGQRGGRGYGARHWQQE; this comes from the coding sequence ATGAAACAATCAATACTGATTAAGGTCGTCGATCTCTGTTCCTTTATTGCTTTGACGTTGATCGTTTCAACCGGCACATTGTTGGAGTTCACCCTGCCGGCCCGGAGCGGAAGATCGTCGGTATGGGGTTTAACCCGTCATCAATGGGGGGATGTACATTGGTATGTTTCTATTTTCTTTTTGCTGATGATGAGCCTGCATTTGTTGACCCATCTCAAATATATCAAGCAGGTGGTTTTAGGGCATGCAAGCAGCGAACGTAAATACAGGGTCGGCATCGGTCTGGTCGGAATGATTGCATTAATCGTTATTTTGCTGGCGCCGGTACTGAGTCCGGTTGAGGAAGGTCAGCGAGGAGGGCGGGGCTATGGCGCCAGACATTGGCAACAAGAATGA
- the ppk1 gene encoding polyphosphate kinase 1 has product MANADMTNEEVVENPIDLTNPEYYINRELSLLEFNDRVLAQAKNEKLPLLERLNYLCIACSNLDEFYEVRVASVIQMAEMDPGAIGADGFTPHEQLEKIGVKAHDLVDEQYRVLNEVLIPQLEEENIRFIRRTDWTEAQNNWLANYFNDELLPILTPVGLDSAHPFPRILNKSLNFIVSLTGKDAFGRNSGRAILQAPRALPRIIQLPAEETASGSHDFVFLSSIIHAFVDELFNGMKVKGCYQFRVTRNSDFFVDDDAIDDLLNAVEGELAMRNYGDEVRLEIDINCPEETIDFLKARFDLTDDRVFLATGPVNVSRMQAIYNMVDRPDLKFTPFKPRVPSQLGRKKDLFAAIKNQDMLLHHPYESFLPVVDFIRQAAVDHDVIAIKQTLYRTGVDSPVVGALIKAAKAGKEVTVVIELRARFDEKENIDLASKLQEAAVHVVYGVVGYKTHAKMCLVLRKEGKTLRNYVHLGTGNYHPKTARLYTDYGLFSCNKELGEDVRRIFGQLTSLGKVTKLNKLLQSPFTLHTGLLKMIDKESENARKGRPAKIIIKVNAIVEEQAIQALYRASQAGVDIKLIVRGICCLRPGIPGVSENIEVRSIIGRFLEHTRVYAFLNGGNWNVYAASADLMTRNMFRRVETCFPIEDKKLHARVLSDLDCYLNDNSQAWILQSDGHYQQLQPGEEEEYQAQTELLKALS; this is encoded by the coding sequence ATGGCAAACGCCGACATGACAAATGAGGAAGTTGTTGAAAACCCCATCGATTTGACGAATCCCGAATACTATATCAATCGAGAATTAAGTCTGTTGGAATTTAATGACAGGGTGCTGGCTCAGGCGAAAAATGAAAAACTACCGTTGCTGGAACGTCTCAATTACCTCTGTATCGCCTGTTCCAATCTGGATGAATTTTATGAAGTGCGTGTGGCCAGCGTGATACAGATGGCGGAAATGGATCCGGGTGCGATAGGCGCAGACGGCTTCACTCCGCATGAACAGTTAGAGAAAATTGGCGTCAAGGCGCACGACCTGGTCGACGAGCAGTACCGGGTGCTGAACGAGGTATTGATTCCGCAGTTGGAAGAGGAAAACATCCGTTTTATTCGCCGTACCGATTGGACTGAAGCGCAGAATAATTGGCTGGCCAATTATTTCAATGACGAATTGCTGCCGATTTTGACGCCGGTCGGTCTCGATTCCGCTCATCCGTTTCCCCGGATACTGAACAAAAGTTTGAATTTTATCGTTTCGCTGACCGGCAAGGATGCCTTTGGCCGCAATAGTGGACGCGCAATTCTGCAGGCGCCTAGGGCGCTGCCGCGCATCATCCAGTTGCCGGCCGAGGAAACCGCGAGCGGTTCGCATGACTTCGTCTTCTTGTCTTCGATCATCCATGCCTTCGTCGATGAATTGTTCAATGGTATGAAGGTGAAAGGTTGTTATCAGTTCAGGGTGACTCGCAACAGTGACTTTTTTGTCGATGACGATGCGATCGACGATTTGTTGAATGCGGTCGAAGGCGAACTGGCGATGCGCAATTACGGCGATGAGGTGCGCTTGGAGATCGACATCAATTGTCCGGAAGAAACGATAGATTTCTTGAAGGCTCGTTTCGACTTGACCGACGACCGAGTGTTTCTCGCCACCGGTCCGGTCAATGTCAGTCGCATGCAGGCCATCTACAACATGGTCGATAGACCCGATCTGAAATTTACGCCTTTCAAACCCCGTGTGCCCAGTCAGCTCGGTAGAAAGAAAGATCTTTTCGCAGCCATCAAGAATCAAGACATGTTGCTGCATCATCCTTATGAATCGTTTCTGCCGGTGGTTGATTTTATTCGCCAGGCGGCCGTCGATCACGATGTCATCGCGATCAAGCAAACCTTGTATCGGACCGGGGTCGATTCTCCGGTGGTCGGCGCCTTGATCAAGGCGGCCAAAGCTGGCAAGGAAGTCACGGTCGTCATCGAATTACGCGCCCGTTTCGATGAAAAGGAAAATATCGACTTGGCATCCAAATTGCAGGAAGCGGCCGTGCATGTGGTTTATGGTGTAGTGGGCTATAAAACCCATGCTAAGATGTGCCTGGTGTTGCGCAAAGAAGGCAAGACGCTGCGTAATTATGTGCACCTAGGCACCGGCAACTATCATCCTAAGACCGCGCGCTTATATACCGATTACGGTCTCTTTTCCTGTAACAAGGAACTGGGCGAAGACGTACGGCGCATTTTTGGGCAGTTGACCAGTCTGGGCAAGGTCACGAAACTGAATAAATTGTTGCAGTCGCCATTTACCTTGCATACCGGCTTGCTCAAGATGATCGACAAGGAGAGCGAAAACGCCAGAAAAGGCAGGCCGGCGAAAATTATCATCAAGGTCAACGCCATCGTCGAGGAGCAGGCGATACAGGCCTTGTATCGCGCTTCCCAAGCCGGGGTGGACATCAAGTTGATCGTGCGCGGAATCTGTTGTCTCAGGCCCGGCATCCCCGGCGTTTCGGAAAATATCGAGGTGCGCTCGATTATCGGCCGTTTTCTGGAGCATACCCGAGTTTACGCCTTTTTAAATGGCGGCAATTGGAATGTCTATGCCGCAAGTGCCGATTTAATGACTCGCAATATGTTCAGACGCGTGGAAACCTGCTTTCCGATCGAAGACAAGAAGCTACACGCCCGTGTTCTCAGCGACTTGGATTGTTATCTGAACGATAATTCCCAGGCTTGGATTTTGCAGAGCGATGGTCATTATCAGCAGTTGCAGCCTGGCGAGGAAGAGGAATATCAGGCGCAAACTGAATTATTGAAAGCGCTGAGCTAA
- a CDS encoding 1-aminocyclopropane-1-carboxylate deaminase/D-cysteine desulfhydrase, whose product MRLQELERRLSPSPLIRIEDTLLREQGVELWLKRDDLLHPVISGNKWRKLKYILNHALSLGCRRIISMGGAYSNHLHALAYAGKLLGVETSAFIRGERPETFSPTLKDIRHWGMDLNFVSRGDYRELRSYKRHDSLPGLSAGEYWLPEGGSTDLALQGVAEIVGEIDRDYDVLCAPCGTGTTLAGLIAAVPEAVEVIGIAALKGADFLYDDVSALLPDGVRTSWKIELDFHFGGFAKRNDLLCDFIDHFEKRQGIALEPVYTGKMLFALYHLIEQGCFSAGQRIIAVHTGGLQGRRH is encoded by the coding sequence ATGCGATTGCAGGAATTGGAACGACGCCTATCGCCATCGCCGTTGATTCGCATCGAGGATACGCTGCTGCGGGAGCAAGGCGTCGAATTGTGGTTGAAGCGCGATGATTTATTACATCCGGTCATTTCCGGCAACAAATGGCGCAAGCTGAAATATATCCTCAATCATGCGTTGAGCCTCGGTTGCAGACGCATCATCAGCATGGGCGGCGCCTATTCCAATCATCTGCATGCCTTGGCCTATGCCGGAAAGCTGTTGGGTGTGGAAACATCGGCCTTTATTAGGGGAGAGCGGCCGGAAACTTTCAGTCCGACGCTGAAGGATATTCGGCACTGGGGCATGGACTTGAACTTTGTGTCGCGCGGCGACTATCGCGAGTTGAGAAGCTATAAGCGTCACGACAGCTTGCCGGGCTTGAGCGCGGGCGAATACTGGTTGCCGGAAGGCGGTTCGACCGATTTGGCGTTGCAGGGCGTCGCCGAGATCGTCGGCGAAATTGATCGAGATTACGATGTGCTCTGCGCGCCTTGCGGAACCGGCACGACGCTGGCCGGTTTGATTGCCGCCGTTCCCGAAGCGGTCGAGGTCATCGGCATCGCGGCGTTGAAAGGCGCGGATTTTCTCTATGACGACGTCAGTGCATTGCTGCCTGACGGAGTCCGGACAAGCTGGAAAATCGAACTCGATTTTCATTTCGGCGGCTTTGCCAAACGCAACGATCTACTGTGCGATTTCATCGACCATTTCGAAAAGCGACAGGGCATCGCCTTAGAACCTGTTTATACCGGCAAGATGTTATTTGCGTTGTATCATTTGATCGAACAGGGATGTTTCTCGGCCGGACAACGCATTATCGCCGTCCATACCGGAGGATTGCAGGGCAGGCGCCACTGA
- the folP gene encoding dihydropteroate synthase, with amino-acid sequence MFENITKPLIMGILNVTPDSFSDGGQYTAVDSALKQCEKMLAEGADIIDIGGESTRPGSDPVSSEEQIMRVAPVVKAIRQHISSDILISIDTTLSDVADAALQAGADIINDISAGQGDDKILQLAAATDTPIILMHMLGTPLTMQDNPYYDEVVSEVLAALQRRIDAALAAGIAKQRIAIDPGIGFGKRKQDNIDLLAHLHDFVATDYPVLLGTSRKRFMGSICRVEQPSELVTATAVTTALGVMAGVQMFRVHDVKENRQAADVAWAIKQAAT; translated from the coding sequence ATGTTTGAGAATATCACCAAACCCCTGATTATGGGGATTTTAAATGTCACGCCGGACAGTTTTTCCGATGGCGGACAATATACTGCCGTAGATTCGGCGTTGAAACAATGTGAAAAAATGCTGGCCGAAGGCGCCGACATCATCGATATCGGCGGCGAATCGACGCGCCCGGGCTCCGACCCAGTATCTTCAGAAGAGCAGATTATGCGCGTAGCGCCGGTGGTCAAGGCGATCAGGCAACATATCAGTTCCGACATACTGATCAGCATCGACACCACTTTGAGTGATGTAGCCGATGCGGCCTTACAGGCCGGGGCCGATATCATCAACGATATTTCCGCCGGCCAGGGCGATGATAAAATACTGCAACTGGCCGCGGCGACCGACACGCCGATCATTCTGATGCACATGTTGGGAACGCCTCTAACGATGCAGGACAATCCTTATTATGACGAGGTGGTGAGCGAGGTTCTGGCCGCCTTGCAACGCCGGATCGATGCGGCCTTAGCCGCCGGGATTGCTAAACAGCGCATCGCCATCGATCCAGGCATCGGTTTCGGCAAGCGTAAACAGGACAATATCGACTTGTTGGCGCATTTGCATGATTTTGTCGCCACCGATTATCCGGTGTTGCTCGGTACCAGTCGCAAGCGTTTCATGGGCAGTATTTGTAGGGTCGAGCAGCCTTCCGAACTGGTGACGGCGACGGCCGTGACGACCGCCCTGGGGGTGATGGCCGGCGTGCAGATGTTCAGGGTTCATGATGTCAAGGAAAATCGCCAGGCCGCCGATGTGGCCTGGGCGATCAAACAAGCCGCGACTTAA
- a CDS encoding flavoprotein, with product MRQPRLAWAVTGSGHYIEECIEFLLTLDHVDLYLSQAGEEVLKMYGIDLKDIKHKMPVYRDKAASAPPVGHFYTGYYHTFVMAPTTSNTIAKCVLGIADSLVTNLYSQAGKCRVPSIVYPCDIAPEMETTAPRGKKVMVYPRPIDLEATDKIRTFPYTNVVESVEELKIAVHQRLASLT from the coding sequence ATGAGACAACCCCGACTGGCCTGGGCGGTTACCGGTTCCGGCCATTATATAGAAGAATGCATCGAATTTTTGCTGACACTGGATCACGTCGACCTTTATTTGAGCCAGGCCGGCGAAGAAGTACTGAAAATGTATGGCATCGACCTAAAAGACATCAAACATAAAATGCCGGTCTATCGCGACAAGGCGGCCTCGGCGCCGCCGGTCGGGCATTTTTATACGGGCTATTATCATACCTTTGTGATGGCGCCGACCACATCCAACACCATTGCCAAATGCGTGTTGGGCATCGCCGATTCATTGGTGACCAATCTTTATTCACAAGCTGGTAAATGCCGGGTGCCGAGCATCGTCTACCCTTGCGACATAGCACCTGAAATGGAAACTACAGCGCCGCGCGGCAAAAAAGTCATGGTCTATCCGCGCCCCATCGACTTGGAAGCGACCGATAAAATCCGCACCTTTCCGTATACGAATGTCGTCGAAAGCGTGGAGGAATTGAAAATTGCAGTGCATCAACGTCTGGCGTCCTTGACATGA
- a CDS encoding DUF6513 domain-containing protein — protein MSEHILFLTGKLAEKQVHQVLENMQPEFNYTVHQLGLKVAALMTADMIIRRLKDTFGADRIIVPGRCRGDLETVSAHLGLPVERGPEEIKDLPVYFGQEAQQMDLSQYQVKIFAEITDAPNIGIDEVVARAHYYQQNGADVIDIGCLPDTAFPHLEDCIRTLKQQGFKVSIDSLEDDDLLRGGKAGADYLLSLTNKSLWIAEEVDSTPILIPEKHGDLSTLEPAISVLQDKRRPFIVDPILDPLHFGFTESIVRNYQFRENYPDIEMMLGVGNITELTHADTSGMNALLLGICSELNINHILATEVSQHACRAIREADRARRIMYAAKQHNTLPKHIDPGLMTVHDTSPFPYNFEEIKELASQIKDPSYRIQTSGEGIHIFNRDGLYSAQDPFDLYPSLGVEHDGGHAFYLGVELARAEIAWQLGKRFTQDEALDWGCASEHNEATVDLHTFKPAGTTLQKK, from the coding sequence ATGAGCGAACATATCCTGTTTTTAACCGGCAAACTGGCCGAAAAACAAGTACACCAGGTGCTGGAGAATATGCAGCCGGAATTCAACTACACCGTTCATCAGCTAGGCCTGAAAGTCGCCGCGCTGATGACCGCCGACATGATCATCCGCCGACTGAAGGACACCTTCGGGGCCGACCGCATCATCGTCCCCGGCCGCTGTCGCGGCGATCTCGAGACGGTGAGCGCCCACCTCGGTCTGCCGGTGGAAAGAGGCCCTGAAGAAATCAAGGACCTGCCGGTCTATTTCGGCCAGGAAGCGCAGCAGATGGATTTAAGCCAGTATCAGGTGAAAATTTTTGCCGAAATCACCGATGCGCCCAATATTGGCATCGACGAAGTCGTCGCCCGCGCCCATTATTATCAACAAAACGGCGCCGACGTCATCGATATCGGTTGTCTGCCCGATACCGCTTTTCCGCATCTGGAAGACTGCATACGCACGCTGAAACAGCAAGGCTTCAAGGTCAGCATCGATTCACTGGAAGATGACGACCTATTGCGCGGCGGCAAGGCCGGCGCCGATTATCTGCTCAGCCTGACCAACAAAAGCCTCTGGATCGCCGAAGAAGTCGATTCAACGCCGATACTGATACCGGAAAAACACGGCGACTTAAGCACGCTGGAACCCGCCATTTCGGTTTTGCAAGACAAGCGGCGGCCCTTCATCGTCGACCCAATTCTGGACCCGCTACATTTCGGATTTACCGAGTCCATCGTTCGCAATTATCAATTCAGAGAAAACTATCCCGACATCGAAATGATGCTGGGCGTCGGCAATATCACCGAACTGACCCACGCCGACACCTCCGGCATGAATGCTCTGCTGTTGGGTATCTGTTCGGAACTGAATATCAATCATATACTCGCTACCGAAGTCAGTCAGCATGCCTGCCGAGCGATCCGGGAAGCCGATCGGGCCAGGCGCATCATGTATGCCGCCAAACAACACAACACCCTGCCGAAACATATCGACCCGGGCTTGATGACGGTGCACGATACCTCGCCCTTCCCCTATAATTTCGAAGAAATCAAAGAGCTGGCCAGCCAAATCAAAGATCCTAGTTACCGGATCCAGACCAGCGGGGAAGGCATACACATCTTCAATCGTGACGGCCTGTACAGCGCCCAGGACCCTTTCGATTTGTATCCCAGCTTAGGCGTGGAGCATGACGGCGGTCACGCCTTCTATCTCGGCGTCGAACTGGCCCGGGCGGAAATCGCCTGGCAACTGGGCAAACGCTTCACCCAGGATGAGGCGCTGGACTGGGGCTGCGCATCGGAACATAATGAAGCGACAGTCGATCTGCATACCTTTAAACCCGCCGGAACCACATTACAAAAGAAATGA
- a CDS encoding DUF447 domain-containing protein encodes MIQETIVTTINSKGVPHIAPMGIHVNDDKFVILPFRPCNTLNNILETNAAVINYCDDVRIFAGCITGRRDWPLKNAEKINGQYLEAALAHCELEIVRIEDDEVRPMIFCKALHTVNHKPFRGFNRAQFSVIEAAILVSRLHMLPWEKVESELEYLHIGLEKTAGDREMEAWRWLMAVIEDYKHEVIQA; translated from the coding sequence ATGATACAAGAAACCATAGTCACCACCATCAACAGCAAGGGCGTCCCGCACATTGCGCCGATGGGCATCCATGTCAACGACGACAAATTTGTCATCTTGCCGTTTCGGCCTTGCAACACGCTCAACAATATCCTGGAAACCAACGCCGCCGTCATCAATTATTGCGATGACGTCAGGATATTCGCCGGCTGCATCACCGGCCGACGCGACTGGCCTCTTAAAAACGCCGAGAAAATCAATGGCCAATACTTGGAGGCCGCATTGGCCCATTGTGAGCTGGAAATCGTTCGCATCGAAGACGATGAAGTGCGCCCGATGATCTTCTGTAAGGCCCTGCATACCGTCAACCACAAGCCCTTCCGCGGCTTTAACCGGGCCCAGTTTTCGGTGATCGAGGCGGCGATACTGGTCAGTCGCCTGCACATGCTGCCTTGGGAAAAAGTCGAATCGGAACTGGAATATCTGCATATCGGCCTGGAAAAAACGGCCGGCGACAGAGAAATGGAGGCTTGGCGTTGGCTGATGGCAGTGATCGAAGACTATAAACACGAGGTGATACAGGCATGA